The following coding sequences lie in one Peribacillus frigoritolerans genomic window:
- a CDS encoding helix-turn-helix domain-containing protein, translating to MIFSERLKKEREKRNWSQNDLAEKIHVSRQSVSKWETGKNYPSIEVLINLSDLFQITVDELLRSDEELKEKIIRESKQLAFPKRKMFFDIVFLIGAFLLVSKLIIFGLNKFAGTDITILKSMPVLANFLPFALMVIGGIGSDYLKDKYVD from the coding sequence ATGATTTTTAGCGAACGATTAAAAAAGGAACGGGAGAAAAGAAATTGGTCACAAAATGATCTTGCAGAGAAGATTCATGTGAGTCGCCAATCTGTGTCCAAATGGGAAACGGGAAAAAATTATCCAAGTATTGAAGTACTCATTAATTTAAGTGATTTATTTCAAATTACGGTAGATGAATTATTAAGGAGTGACGAGGAATTGAAAGAGAAAATAATAAGGGAAAGTAAGCAGTTAGCATTTCCAAAAAGGAAAATGTTTTTTGATATCGTATTTTTAATAGGAGCATTTTTGTTAGTGTCCAAATTAATTATTTTTGGACTTAATAAATTTGCCGGCACAGATATTACCATTTTAAAAAGCATGCCAGTTTTAGCGAATTTTTTACCATTTGCTTTGATGGTTATTGGCGGTATTGGTTCAGATTATTTGAAGGATAAATATGTAGATTGA
- a CDS encoding hydrolase — translation MMQEKQTYHVDLVSGDVLAQKLEENPSFTVHATDEELAELKQCLEEHRTDDLEAYARSHVPYLLYHHDRANDKYDAAMKRLYALIYKLGDETARNHIEEIGILKDNKFEGQEEVQKFK, via the coding sequence ATGATGCAGGAAAAACAGACCTATCATGTCGATTTGGTCAGCGGCGACGTACTCGCACAAAAACTTGAAGAGAATCCAAGCTTCACTGTACACGCAACCGATGAGGAACTTGCAGAATTGAAACAATGCTTGGAGGAACACCGGACAGATGACCTGGAGGCATATGCCCGTTCACATGTGCCCTACCTTCTCTATCATCATGACCGGGCAAATGATAAATACGATGCAGCCATGAAAAGGCTTTATGCCCTCATTTATAAATTAGGGGATGAAACGGCACGAAACCATATTGAAGAAATCGGCATATTGAAAGATAACAAATTCGAGGGACAAGAAGAAGTGCAAAAGTTCAAATAA
- a CDS encoding S1C family serine protease, with translation MENYNGDEQVRVKAERKKGKSLWLTSLVSGTVASMVTSSVFLFGGDFIDQGSSSVNESTETAGVQQTESVEKDKSVTAEKLSTSTDSNDRAEMVESASKSIVGVVNLQEMQNQYPYERQSTESETVESGTGSGVIYKKADGKAYIITNNHVIEGAKEVEISLYDGQKATAAVVGADALTDLAVLTIDASMAPEGIKFGNSDSMRPGEEVLAIGNPLGLDFSRSVTQGIVSATGRSISVDTSDGEWELDVLQTDAAINPGNSGGALINTAGEVIGINSLKISENGVEGLGFAIPSNDVIPIVTELIENGKITRPYLGVSLASMEELPQYYIQNVPEAVKSGVMVTSIEAGSAAANGGLKQQDIIVEIDGTKIDTAAALRKYLYSDKKIGDKVKVKVYRGTEEKTVTITLQKP, from the coding sequence ATGGAGAATTATAATGGTGATGAGCAGGTCAGAGTGAAGGCAGAACGGAAAAAGGGAAAGTCTCTTTGGCTAACTAGCCTTGTTTCCGGAACGGTTGCTTCTATGGTTACATCGTCTGTATTTCTATTTGGCGGGGACTTTATAGATCAAGGGAGTAGTTCAGTGAATGAGTCAACCGAAACGGCAGGTGTACAGCAAACGGAAAGTGTTGAAAAAGATAAAAGTGTCACGGCGGAAAAGTTATCGACGAGTACTGATTCAAATGATAGGGCCGAGATGGTCGAATCAGCATCCAAATCGATAGTCGGGGTCGTGAATTTACAGGAGATGCAAAACCAGTACCCGTACGAGCGGCAAAGCACGGAGAGCGAAACGGTTGAAAGCGGCACCGGCTCAGGGGTCATCTATAAAAAAGCTGATGGGAAAGCCTATATCATCACGAACAATCATGTTATTGAAGGAGCTAAGGAAGTCGAAATTTCATTGTATGATGGACAAAAGGCAACGGCAGCTGTTGTAGGGGCTGATGCTTTGACGGACTTAGCGGTTTTGACAATTGATGCCTCGATGGCACCTGAGGGAATTAAATTCGGGAATTCCGATAGCATGCGTCCAGGTGAAGAAGTATTGGCAATTGGCAATCCTCTTGGACTTGATTTTTCACGATCGGTTACACAAGGGATCGTCAGTGCGACCGGACGCTCCATTTCAGTCGATACCTCGGACGGGGAGTGGGAACTTGATGTCCTTCAAACAGATGCAGCGATCAATCCCGGCAATAGCGGGGGTGCATTGATCAACACCGCTGGGGAAGTGATCGGCATAAACAGTTTGAAGATTTCCGAAAACGGTGTGGAAGGCTTAGGGTTTGCCATACCAAGTAATGATGTGATTCCGATTGTTACGGAGCTGATTGAAAATGGAAAAATCACGCGCCCATATTTAGGAGTCAGCTTGGCCAGTATGGAAGAACTGCCGCAATATTACATTCAAAATGTTCCAGAAGCCGTAAAGTCCGGCGTAATGGTGACGAGTATAGAAGCGGGATCGGCTGCGGCGAATGGAGGGCTTAAGCAACAGGATATCATCGTTGAGATTGATGGAACGAAAATTGATACTGCTGCAGCATTAAGGAAATACTTATATTCAGATAAGAAAATCGGCGATAAAGTAAAGGTTAAAGTATATCGAGGCACTGAAGAGAAAACGGTAACGATCACCTTGCAAAAACCATAG